CTTGATGAGTTCGTCGCGATCAAGTGAGGTGTTGCTGCGTATCGAAGGCCGGATGGCGTACTGTCGACATGTCAACACAATCTCGGCCCGGAAAATCGGCGCCACCAGACTGACCGTGAATGCGGGCCTCTCATCCTTCCTCGGCCCTTCTGCCACGGtgtcctccttctcggaCCCCGCTTCACCCGGAACCTCCTTATCCTCGTTACCGGCGACCTTGGAAGTGTCATCCACCGTCAACTCAAAGTGGGCTGCCAAGGCCTTTCTGGCCACTCTCGCCACGCCGTTCTCGGATGCCTTGTCGACGAAAGTCACTGGCGTCAGGCGGTTGATGTATTTGGTTTTCCGCTCCTTCAAGTCTGTGCAAAGGCTGGCATCTTGGCATATCCGGCGGCAGAGCTCCACGGGGTCAACGGGATCTCTCGTCTTCATGAAGAAGACACATTCAATGCCGGCCTTGATAGCTTTGAAACTGCGCTTGGACCTGGTTTTGTTGTCGGCAGTGATACCTTCaagctccttcttgatggAAGCCTCGAtgtcctcgtcatcgtcgtctgaCTCGATCTCTTCGCCAGGAGGGACAACACCATACAGCGTCTTACCATACTACAGAGACAGGTACGTTGGTGAGTAAAAGTGTCAAAGTGGCGCCGAAGAAACAAACCTCATCGCAGAGCATATTAAACTCGCTGATTGCTTTCCCGTCCATGCCTCGTGCGAATGTGACCCAGATGCCCTTGTCTCCAACTCCGAGGGTGACGCCCTTGTCTTGGAGACTGGCAACCTTGGCCTTGTGCTGAGGCGTCTGCCATGCACCTGCACCCTTTCCGCCCTTTGCTTTACTGGTTAGTCGAGAAACTACTCACTTGATCCATTGCAATATGGCGTTTCGTCCACTCTGGTACGTAACGGACCTTGCTTCTTTTTGCCGGGTGCATGTTGCCGCCTCCCGAGCCGGGCTGCTTCCTCTTGGAGTCCGACATTTCGATAAGGAAGGAGTGAGCTATATGACGTTGAATGGAATGAATGTAGATGTACAAATCTGTATCAGTACTTAAACGGAGCTCACGTAAGGTAGGTGAGTAGAAACCAGACGGTGGATGGTGATGGGAAAAAGCGGGTTGCGATGCGGAAAGGGCAAAACGTGCTACACCGCTCTGACCGGGGTGGAAGGATATGAAAAGTAAGGATCcggacccggacccggacccCTGTACCAGAGATGCCAGCTCGTACTTGCCAAAAAAAGTAGGAAATGACTGCTCTGAAGTAAATGAAACCTCACCAAGATGGGATTTGCCCACAGAACAGATGGATGATAGGTGAGCATCAATTTCGTCTGATCTACCATTGCACCGACCAATTGCTCTGCACACGGGTTGGAGAAGAAACATCAACCACGAACCCGTTTAGCTCAAGGGCACATTCCGCAAAATCCGCGGTATCCGAGTGGACGGCTTCCTCGGGTTACAAAAGTACTCCAGCGCAAGTGAAATAATGGTTGGACATCAATTTATGATTCATACATTCTGATCACCTGTCGCAACCACGCCTAGTGCGATGGCTTGGCGAGACCATACGTGGAGGGAGCTTAGTTCAAGAGCAGAAGATGTGATGTTTGGACGATACTCTCTTACACCAACCAGGTCGGGCGGATTATGTCTGCAACATGCACACATTCTCGGAGTCTGTGTCCATATGACGCTCAATTGGAGACAAGCAGACATTGGCCTGCGTCTACTACAGTAACCGTTGTCAACCTTTGCACCAGCTCATGACTTCCGAATACCCTTTCTTAGTCCACATGTATTTGCCATTCACCTTACTCGGCCCTCGCATTGTTCCTTGCACTAGCCTCAGCAGTCATGATGAGTGCCCTTGGGGCATCCTCCTTGGGAAGATAGAGCTCGACAAACTGCAGCGTCGTGGGGTTGTTGAAGTCGTTGTCGGTCAGGAGCCTCTCCAGCTCATCCTTGGTCTTGACGATAAACTTCTTGACTGTCTTGTCAGTGCCTCCGAAAACGGTCGCGAGCTCTTTGTACTGCCACTGGACGATGTCGTTATATTCGGCCTCCATTCCATGGATGAAACGCTCAATGGTATATCCGTCGTTGCAAATAACGAAACTGAAGTCAAGTGTAAGTATACAGGGTAGATACGCGGAAGCGGGAGGGATGACCTAGACTTACATTGTTGTGTTCAAGCCGTGGCGAATCATCGTGGTGACCTCCTGTGCCGTGAGCTGGAACGAGCCATCGCCCACAAAGAGAATGGTTCTCCGATCCTGGTCTGCATCCTTGGCAGCAAGCGCAGCACCTTGAGCTGCGCCGACAGACCAGCCGATGCTTCCCCATAATACTTGGCTCAAAGCTGTGACACCAGCGGGGAACTTGGTGTCCCAGATGCCAAAGTTTGCCGTGCCGGTCTCGGTGACCACAATGTCGTTCTCGCGGAGGTAGTTGCCAACCCTCAGCCACAGATAGGCTTGAGTGATGGTTTGTGAGGGATCCGAATTCGGGCTGGGCACCCTCTTGATCACCCCCGTCGATGCGGTAATACTTAGTTGGCCCGGGTCAAGGCGAGCGATAACCTTGCGTAGGACACCCCGCATGGTGATGCCGGGGTATTCGGAGTAGCGGACCCTGGTTTGCGTGCTGTGGAAGTCAATGGTGTTGAGTTGTGATGTCCGGTAGGAGAATCCAGCCGTGTTGAAGTCGCTCTGTGATACGGTTAGAGACGAGTGTATTACTCAAGCTAGCATCGTGAAATCACCTTGAGACCACCGACGGATAGAATCAAGTCCGAAGACTCTACACGCTCAGCAACGTCGGGTTGCGAGGCGGTCCCGGCGTAGACACCGCCATAACTGGGGTGTGTCTCGTTTACGGCACCCTTGCCCATGGGAGTGACGAAAACAGGAATCTTGGTCTTGTCAAGGAGTGCATGAACCTCGGGCAGAACGCGGTGACGGATGGCACAAGCGTCGATGAGCATGATGGGCTTCTTTGCGGCGTGGAGCGTCCTGAGAATGACATCAACAACGTAGTCCTCTCTGTCGGGATCATTGATTGCTTCTTCCAGGTCGATGGGCGTCTGCAGTCTTTCGCCCTCCACCTTCCTCTGGACCATGTCGGTAGGAAGCATCATATAAACAGGACGACTGCGGATCCAGCATTCTCTGAGAGCATGGTCGATCTGGTTGGCGATTTCAGCTGGATTGTTGAGACGGGCAACATCGCACGAGATCTGAGAGCTCATGTTGGAGAAAACGTTGAAGTCTCCGTTGCCAAGAGTGTGATGCAAGAGCATGTCATTCTTTTGTGAGACGGTGGACGGGCATCCGACAATGTGGATAACGGGAATGTGTTCTGAGTAGGCGCCGGCAAGGGCGTTGATGGCCGAAAGCTCGCCAACACCGAaagtggtgatgatggctgACATGCCCTTGACACGAGCGTAACCATCGGCAGCATAGCCTAGCAAAAGTATCAGTATGATGTGAACCATGGCGGTTATTGGGTAGGATTATTTGGGGGCTCACCGGCATTGAGCTCGTTGACGTTGCCAACCCACTTCAGACCGCACCCAGGGAGATAATCGAGAGCAACGAGGTTGAAGTCGCCGGGAAGACCGTGAACTGAGCGGATCCCAACTTCGTGGAGTCTCCGGAAGAGATATTCAgcgacgtcgacgggctGCGACAGCCCCTTTGTTCTGATGTCAGTCATGACTGAGTCGGTGGGAGATGGCTAAATCTGAAAGGAGAGATACGATCTGATGTTGGTACGATTATTGGGTTGATAAAATGATATTTAGTGCGTTTGTTTTTGTCCGGGACGGAACATACTTCTGGTCCAAAGCCAGAGGCAGACAGGTTTATATCAAGTTCATCACTTAAAGGATGGCGATATCGCTCTCGGTCATTCGATGCTGTCGGATGAGCCAACCAGGATCACCTGGTCAGGCCACTGGCCATTGCGAGATGGACTGACAGTGCCATCGGCGATGAGCGGTAGCTTAAGGTAGCGCAATGTCCATGTAGTCTCGGTGGAAGTGACAGGAAGACTCGGGAGGTGGTTGGTTGAACGTGGGTGGCCAACAGGTCGCGACATCTGACAGGATCCATGAAGATTGGGACTCGTGGGACTAGAAATGGGGCTGGCAGCAATGCTACCCGGCCAAACATAGCCGAGAATGGGAAGTCAACTGCAGACCGTGGCCTGCTGCAACAAGAATACATGAACGAACAAAAAGACAGGAGTGATGTAATCATCCACGCCACACAAAGAGAAGAGTCACCAATACACCGGGCTCATGCCGAACCAGGCTgttgggaggggagggcgtGCTGAACCCTTGGAGGCTCAGGAGGCAGAGACCACCTTCGAGGCTCATAAAACCCGAGAGAGTAGGAGGGGAAAACGGCCATATTTCACTTACAAGAGAGACATCATCTACCACGACGACCTGGAATGATGAACGGGTGTTGCTGCTCTCAACACACTGCACGGGTATTGCTGATGTCCCGGTATGCTGCTGCCGATCCACGTCGtctttctccttcctctctAGCTGGGCGAGACACATAAGCTCCATACCGACGAGCGGCATCTCCGTCTACCCTGCCTTGCTGGACTTGCCCGAGCCGCTTGAATGCACTACAGAATGCTCAATCTTTGATCTGTTTCATTGCATTCATACTGTGACTTACCGGGGTGCAGAACACTTTTTGGGGTTGTTTTAGCGGCCTGTCCCGTCATACAggctctccctctctctctctcttcttaTTCCCGCAACCTTCCCACATGATCTGATGTTGGCACCAGGCTTCGGCGCTGCTGCGGTGCCACCCCATCTAAACAACACACAGGAGAACCATGCGAATTGCAGATCCGTGTCCGGACGCTCCCATTCTCGCGGTATCGGACCACCGCTCGAAGACCGGCTTGCCTCTCGCCGCTGTTTGGTACACGTTAACGGCATATTCCATCTTGGTCAATCGTATTATTATACTCAGGACTGTCAAGTATCAGATCATTCTTGCGCACCAGCAAAATAAGACACAACGAATCTGCACAAGTGAGTACGAAAGTACCACTCGAGCAGGACTATTTGAACGCTCAGGCGAGAAAAGCGTGATAGCAAGGGATCGGAGAGAGGGCAACAACCAGCGCAAGCGACCTGCTGTGCTATATTGGGGATACTGTGAAGTGTGTTCTAGATATCATACATACCTGGCCCTCAAGAGGAGAGGTacgggaagaagagggaatAAGGAGGGAAGGTGTCTGTCAACCCATTATGTTGGTGCAGATGCTCGTTCGTCCCCCTCCACCTTGGTACGAAACTTCTCCAAACATGCCGACTTAGTCGCAACTGCCGTCTTTCCAGCCGGTGCGCCATCGCTCCTCCCACTTACTGCAGTCGAATTCTTTCTTCCCTAGCTTGCGGTTGACCTCATTGTGTGCCTGACAAAGCCAATCGCCAAACTCGCTGCGTCCCTCCACCCGTAGCCTTTCTTTTTGCATGTATGACTGGAAGTCTTCGGCGCACACCCAGCAGGGGTACAGCTTTGAGAACAGCCTCATGAAGCCTCGAAGGTCCTCCTTCTGCGTCGATGAGGGCTTCTCGGGGTATGTCGCAGCAATCGAGTGCAGCAACTGCCAGGTGCCACGCCCGAGGCTCTCGACGTCGGGTGGGCAGTCATTAGCAGGCCCCGATGACACTGGTGCACCCTTCTTTACCGAACCGTTTATCTGAGAGGCCCAACTGGAGAATGCGCTTTTGGATGAGCAAGATCGGCACCTGATCAAGTTCTTCGTCAGTTGTGTTTGCCTTCCCGAAAGAGGTTGTGGCAGAATCCGCATACCCAATGGGAATCACTTACGGCTTGCCGTCCGGACCCAAGACCATTCCCTTGGGCAAAGGCTTGGGTGGCTCAggtgtcgttgtcgccatCGCTGTCGTAGTCATTGTTGCAGCTGCGGGAGAGGCCCCCCCCGCTTGGAGTTCTCGCTCTGCGTCGACCATAACTTGTGAATCTCACACGCAAGTGTTCACTCTAGTCGGAAAGAGCCGAAAGAGTACGACGAACCGCAGAGAACAAAGTTTCAGTGCGACGGGATACCTGGATCGGGAGAATTAGGGAGCACGATCTCACTCTACGGGATTCTGTCCAGCGAAATTTGTAAGCTTTGAGGTGTCTGTTTGTCCGTGGAATATTCGATAGCTTCCTTATCGATTAGCTCTGACAATGTTCTGCGCTAACGCGCACAGTGGTGATGCCTGCCCCTGACGTAAGATATTCGACTGATACCTTTGGGTACCTTACTTTTCCGACTTTGATGGGGGCACGGCCGCTTTGTGGATCCCATACCGTCCGTCAGTCAGATGAGACGGGATGTGTCGTTGCAAAGAGGCTACAAGAGGTCACTTTCTTTCGACGGGCTTAGTTTTCTGTCTCTTTAGGCCGTCAAAATACATCGATGGTTGTTCTTGGGCACGGAAATGTACAGCTGTTCAAGTTCCTCGTTCCAATCAGCTTGGCGGGCTTGGAGAACCATCGTCGAAGGCGGTACATcaggcgaggagggagattCGGGAAATACCAGCTGCGTAATCCGTGACAGCGACTATTTCTATCCCATCGCAACCAACGTCTGCATATTTGGTTggccaggaggagggaaTTCCAGGGCTCTGGATGCACCTGGAGGCCATCTCTCTTTCTGCAGTGGACCACTTTGAGCCCCGACGACAACGTCTTCGTGACTTACCTAAGACAGTACGTAACTCTAGTTCAGATGGATCCGGCTCCGGCGGGGCAGAGGTACTAGCCATGATATCCCTCGAAGTTACTGTTCAGATAGATCCAGACCTGCCACTTCGCGACACTGTTGGTATCGCGGGCAAAGAGCCGTTGTTGTCCCCTTCCTGTATCGTCCCGTTCGACGCATTTTGGCATCAGCCATCAACAAGCTCGGAAATGGCCCAGAAATCCTCATCACCTTTACCGGCCAAGGTGCCAGTGCTTTTACTCAAGACAAAGTCTGCCCCGGGTGACTCGTATGAGGACCTCTTCACTCTCGAAAACGAAGGGCCGGCCTTCGAGCCGGAATTTGTCCCAGTCCTGCATCACACCTTCCAAGAGCCTGGCATGGCTGCAGTAAGGGATGCATTGCACCGTCGCAGGGTGAACAGTGGCGCAGATGCATCATACGGCGGCCTGATCTTTACATCGCAGCGAGCCGTCGAGGCGTTTTCGAGCGTGGttgcggagaagaagggttAGTTGGGCTACCGTTCAGCTCCAGGCTGTAGTCTCTACATTGGCAAGAGAGCGGAGCTGATGGAATTGATAGGTGTCGACGAAAAGTGGCCTCATCTTCAGGACGTGCCGGTATACAGCGTCGGTCCGGCCACCACCCGAGCACTCAGGTCCGTCTCACAGGAGCCGCCGTTGCAGATTTTTGGCGAGCATaccggcaacggcgacgccctGGCCAAGTTCATACTGGAACACTACGGCCAATGGTATCAGGGCCAGTCAAACAAGCCTCCTGTGCtgttcctcgtcggcgagcagAGGCGGGATATCATTCCCAAGACCCTCATGGATGCGAATTTGCCGAGTGACCGGAGGGTCCAAGTGGATGAAGTCGTCGTATACGGAACGGGTGAGATGGCATCTTTCCCCCACGACTTTGCAAAAGCTCTCGAGGCCACCGAGGATCGGCCGGCGCGCTGGGTCGTCGTGTTCTCGCCGACAGGCTGCGACAGTATGCTGCGCGGTCTTGGGTTGCTGGATGAGTCTACAGGCAGGGCCAAGAGGGACGGGCTCCAGGAGCGCAAGACGTTCATTGCAACCATTGGTCCGACAACAAGAGACTATCTCAGACGCACGTTTGGCTGTGAGCCAGATGTTTGTGCCGAGGAACCAAGTCCAGACGGCGTCAAACGT
The DNA window shown above is from Colletotrichum destructivum chromosome 2, complete sequence and carries:
- a CDS encoding Putative THUMP domain-containing protein → MSDSKRKQPGSGGGNMHPAKRSKGGKGAGAWQTPQHKAKVASLQDKGVTLGVGDKGIWVTFARGMDGKAISEFNMLCDEYGKTLYGVVPPGEEIESDDDDEDIEASIKKELEGITADNKTRSKRSFKAIKAGIECVFFMKTRDPVDPVELCRRICQDASLCTDLKERKTKYINRLTPVTFVDKASENGVARVARKALAAHFELTVDDTSKVAGNEDKEVPGEAGSEKEDTVAEGPRKDERPAFTYAIRPSIRSNTSLDRDELIKQIAKTVNPRHKVNLTNPDKVVLVDVFQSFCGMSVIESSDWDGLKKLNVNELYKASPGAKPKDVATKEPKEKAA
- a CDS encoding Putative thiamine pyrophosphate enzyme, TPP-binding, thiamine pyrophosphate enzyme, central, with amino-acid sequence MTDIRTKGLSQPVDVAEYLFRRLHEVGIRSVHGLPGDFNLVALDYLPGCGLKWVGNVNELNAGYAADGYARVKGMSAIITTFGVGELSAINALAGAYSEHIPVIHIVGCPSTVSQKNDMLLHHTLGNGDFNVFSNMSSQISCDVARLNNPAEIANQIDHALRECWIRSRPVYMMLPTDMVQRKVEGERLQTPIDLEEAINDPDREDYVVDVILRTLHAAKKPIMLIDACAIRHRVLPEVHALLDKTKIPVFVTPMGKGAVNETHPSYGGVYAGTASQPDVAERVESSDLILSVGGLKSDFNTAGFSYRTSQLNTIDFHSTQTRVRYSEYPGITMRGVLRKVIARLDPGQLSITASTGVIKRVPSPNSDPSQTITQAYLWLRVGNYLRENDIVVTETGTANFGIWDTKFPAGVTALSQVLWGSIGWSVGAAQGAALAAKDADQDRRTILFVGDGSFQLTAQEVTTMIRHGLNTTIFVICNDGYTIERFIHGMEAEYNDIVQWQYKELATVFGGTDKTVKKFIVKTKDELERLLTDNDFNNPTTLQFVELYLPKEDAPRALIMTAEASARNNARAE
- a CDS encoding Putative ERV/ALR sulfhydryl oxidase domain, sulfhydryl oxidase ALR/ERV, whose amino-acid sequence is MVDAERELQAGGASPAAATMTTTAMATTTPEPPKPLPKGMVLGPDGKPCRSCSSKSAFSSWASQINGSVKKGAPVSSGPANDCPPDVESLGRGTWQLLHSIAATYPEKPSSTQKEDLRGFMRLFSKLYPCWVCAEDFQSYMQKERLRVEGRSEFGDWLCQAHNEVNRKLGKKEFDCSKWEERWRTGWKDGSCD
- a CDS encoding Putative tetrapyrrole biosynthesis, uroporphyrinogen III synthase, uroporphyrinogen-III synthase; protein product: MAQKSSSPLPAKVPVLLLKTKSAPGDSYEDLFTLENEGPAFEPEFVPVLHHTFQEPGMAAVRDALHRRRVNSGADASYGGLIFTSQRAVEAFSSVVAEKKGVDEKWPHLQDVPVYSVGPATTRALRSVSQEPPLQIFGEHTGNGDALAKFILEHYGQWYQGQSNKPPVLFLVGEQRRDIIPKTLMDANLPSDRRVQVDEVVVYGTGEMASFPHDFAKALEATEDRPARWVVVFSPTGCDSMLRGLGLLDESTGRAKRDGLQERKTFIATIGPTTRDYLRRTFGCEPDVCAEEPSPDGVKRGIIQFMKRHI